A genomic window from Cotesia glomerata isolate CgM1 linkage group LG7, MPM_Cglom_v2.3, whole genome shotgun sequence includes:
- the LOC123269429 gene encoding guanine nucleotide-binding protein G(I)/G(S)/G(T) subunit beta-1 isoform X1, with the protein MNELDSLRQEAETLKNAIRDARKVACDTSLVQATAGMEPIGRIQMRTRRTLRGHLAKIYAMHWGSDSSNYTNRNLVSASQDGKLIVWDSYTTNKVHAIPLRSSWVMTCAYAPSGSYVACGGLDNICSIYSLKTREGNVRVSRELPGHTGYLSCCRFIDDNQIVTSSGDMSCALWDIETGQQCTSFIGHTGDVMSLSLAPDMRTFVSGACDASAKLWDIREGSCKQTFPGHESDINAVTFFPNGYAFATGSDDATCRLFDIRADQELAMYSHDNIICGITSVAFSKSGRLLLAGYDDFNCNVWDSMKSERAGILAGHDNRVSCLGVTEDGMAVATGSWDSFLRIWN; encoded by the exons atgaATGAATTAGATAGCCTTCGCCAGGAGGcggaaactttgaaaaatgcTATTCGA gatgCAAGAAAAGTGGCGTGTGACACAAGTTTGGTCCAAGCAACAGCAGGAATGGAACCAATTGGTCGAATACAAATGCGAACAAGACGTACGTTACGTGGTCACTTGGCAAAAATCTACGCTATGCATTGGGGAAGTGATTCAAG caattaCACCAACAGGAATTTGGTATCAGCATCCCAGGAtggtaaattaattgtttggGACAGTTATACCACGAATAAGGTCCACGCAATTCCACTTAGGTCATCCTGGGTAATGACCTGCGCGTACGCTCCTTCTGGAAGCTATGTTGCTTGCGGAGGTCTTGACAACATTTGCTCTATATACAGTCTGAAAACTCGAGAGGGTAACGTACGTGTTAGCCGTGAGCTACCTGGACACACCGGATATTTATCCTGTTGTCGATTTATCGATGATAATCAAATAGTCACCAGTTCTGGAGACATGTCTTGTGCACTCTGGGACATAGAAACTGGCCAACAGTGCACATCTTTTATTGGTCATACCGGGGATGTAATGTCATTATCATTAGCACCAGACATGAGAACTTTTGTTTCTGGTGCTTGTGACGCTAGCGCTAAATTATGGGATATACGTGAAGGTTCCTGCAAACAAACTTTCCCTGGTCATGAAAGTGATATAAATGCCGTTAcg tttttcccCAATGGTTATGCATTTGCTACTGGATCTGATGATGCAACTTGCAGACTTTTTGATATACGTGCTGATCAAGAATTAGCAATGTACAGTCACGATAACATTATTTGTGGTATTACAAGTGTAGCATTTAGCAAAAGTGGTAGACTTTTGTTAGCTGGTTACGatgattttaattgtaatgTTTGGGATTCTATGAAAAGTGAACGTGCAG gAATACTTGCGGGGCATGATAATCGTGTTTCTTGTCTTGGAGTAACCGAGGATGGAATGGCAGTGGCAACGGGATCATGGGACTCATTTTTACGTATTTGGAATTAG
- the LOC123269429 gene encoding guanine nucleotide-binding protein G(I)/G(S)/G(T) subunit beta-1 isoform X2, producing the protein MNELDSLRQEAETLKNAIRDARKVACDTSLVQATAGMEPIGRIQMRTRRTLRGHLAKIYAMHWGSDSRNLVSASQDGKLIVWDSYTTNKVHAIPLRSSWVMTCAYAPSGSYVACGGLDNICSIYSLKTREGNVRVSRELPGHTGYLSCCRFIDDNQIVTSSGDMSCALWDIETGQQCTSFIGHTGDVMSLSLAPDMRTFVSGACDASAKLWDIREGSCKQTFPGHESDINAVTFFPNGYAFATGSDDATCRLFDIRADQELAMYSHDNIICGITSVAFSKSGRLLLAGYDDFNCNVWDSMKSERAGILAGHDNRVSCLGVTEDGMAVATGSWDSFLRIWN; encoded by the exons atgaATGAATTAGATAGCCTTCGCCAGGAGGcggaaactttgaaaaatgcTATTCGA gatgCAAGAAAAGTGGCGTGTGACACAAGTTTGGTCCAAGCAACAGCAGGAATGGAACCAATTGGTCGAATACAAATGCGAACAAGACGTACGTTACGTGGTCACTTGGCAAAAATCTACGCTATGCATTGGGGAAGTGATTCAAG GAATTTGGTATCAGCATCCCAGGAtggtaaattaattgtttggGACAGTTATACCACGAATAAGGTCCACGCAATTCCACTTAGGTCATCCTGGGTAATGACCTGCGCGTACGCTCCTTCTGGAAGCTATGTTGCTTGCGGAGGTCTTGACAACATTTGCTCTATATACAGTCTGAAAACTCGAGAGGGTAACGTACGTGTTAGCCGTGAGCTACCTGGACACACCGGATATTTATCCTGTTGTCGATTTATCGATGATAATCAAATAGTCACCAGTTCTGGAGACATGTCTTGTGCACTCTGGGACATAGAAACTGGCCAACAGTGCACATCTTTTATTGGTCATACCGGGGATGTAATGTCATTATCATTAGCACCAGACATGAGAACTTTTGTTTCTGGTGCTTGTGACGCTAGCGCTAAATTATGGGATATACGTGAAGGTTCCTGCAAACAAACTTTCCCTGGTCATGAAAGTGATATAAATGCCGTTAcg tttttcccCAATGGTTATGCATTTGCTACTGGATCTGATGATGCAACTTGCAGACTTTTTGATATACGTGCTGATCAAGAATTAGCAATGTACAGTCACGATAACATTATTTGTGGTATTACAAGTGTAGCATTTAGCAAAAGTGGTAGACTTTTGTTAGCTGGTTACGatgattttaattgtaatgTTTGGGATTCTATGAAAAGTGAACGTGCAG gAATACTTGCGGGGCATGATAATCGTGTTTCTTGTCTTGGAGTAACCGAGGATGGAATGGCAGTGGCAACGGGATCATGGGACTCATTTTTACGTATTTGGAATTAG
- the LOC123269428 gene encoding dynein axonemal assembly factor 1, with amino-acid sequence METNGALDLQSLDQIDLDDLEKVYKQDNLIDIKSFTNVEKSIDKNNSQVKIIINNNNKEFISKNIDGEINDKAPELIGEIIKNNYCFDQHISDDNNKIIKDKVYQFNEKEHGMRMTENLIKNHCKKEGLYVTPHLNDVLYLHYKGFSYIENLSKYTGLKCLWLENNGIREIANLSNQAKLKSLYLHHNLISRIENLEHLTELDTLNLAHNTIKKIENLDCLKVLNTLNLSYNYLKSVEDIDHLKYINSLSVVDVSHNQIESPEVIEIFSAMKSLRVLTLMGNPVVRTIKPYRKLIILKCKNLCYLDDRPVFPIDRACALAWERGGAQQENQERQRLTKEEHKKLTNSICALINIKSIEEKNFFQLNN; translated from the exons ATGGAAACCAATGGTGCTCTTGATTTACAATCGCTCGACCAAATAGATCTTGATGATCttgaaaaagtttataaacaagataatttaattgatataaaaagttttaccAACgtcgaaaaaagtattgacaaaaataattctcaagtaaaaattattattaataataataataaagagttTATCAGCAAAAACATTGATggtgaaataaatgataaagCTCCTGAGCTTATtggagaaataataaaaaataattattgttttgatCAACATATTTcggatgataataataaaataataaaagataaagTTTATCAATTCAACGAAAAAGAACATGGAATGAG gatgacagaaaatttaataaaaaatcactgTAAAAAAGAGGGTTTATATGTTACGCCTCATCTCAATGACGTCCTCTATCTCCATTATAAAGGATTTTCATACATTGAAAATCTGAGCAAATACACGGGTCTTAAGTGCCTGTGGCTGGAGAATAATGGAATACGGGAAATCGCTAATCTCAGTAATCAAGCTAAATTAAAATCTCTCTATTTACATCATAATTTAATCAGTAGAATTGAAAATCTTGAACATCTTACGGAGCTTGATACGCTAAATTTAGCTCAcaatactataaaaaaaattgaaaatttag attgTCTAAAAGTTCTCAATACCTTAAACTTATCCTACAATTATCTCAAGAGCGTTGAAGATATTGACCATCTGAAATATATTAATTCACTGTCAGTTGTTGACGTGTCGCATAATCAAATCGAGTCACCAGAAGTTATTGAG atTTTTAGCGCTATGAAATCTTTACGAGTACTGACATTAATGGGAAATCCGGTTGTAAGAACCATTAAGCCCTACCGTAAactaatcattttaaaatgtaaaaatctTTGTTATCTTGACGACCGTCCGGTATTTCCCATCGACAGAGCCTGTGCACTAGcttg GGAACGCGGGGGTGCTCAACAAGAAAATCAAGAACGTCAACGGTTGACTAAAGAGGAgcacaaaaaattaacaaatagtATATGtgctttaattaatattaaaagtattgaagaaaaaaatttttttcaattaaacaattaa
- the LOC123269423 gene encoding cytochrome P450 307a1-like, whose product MFSATTYLILIVVFSLIALIIKDRKANGKKQKRLSRVVVDRGEKLNNNKIENLIEAPGPRPFPIIGSLHILGKHDFPYKSFSELATYYNSQVIKITLGRLPCVIINGLDNIKEVLFTKNYDFDSRPNFVRYNRLFGGDKGNSFAFSDWTELQKSRREMLRNHTFPRAFTYRYHELNVMIASEVENLLAHLDRPVDPMKVAVKPLVLNTCANIFTGYLCGQTFDWSDNCFRQMVKNFDMIFWEVNEGYAADFIPMLLPFHRNNIKKIVQATHDIRKFVVQRIVADRKQNWIPKNTDESESGGFVNQEQGCYLDNLIEHIQTNGSPQMTWDNALYALEDIIGGHAAIGNFLVKIFGYLVTHQHIQKQAQKDIDSLNINDNTVGLEYKKSLPYIEGIILEAIRLIASPIVPHVANKDSSVAGYRIEKDTFIFLNNYQLSMSNELWKNPEAFDPTRFITSENKILKPDFFLPFGGGRRSCMGYKLVLYVSFSVLASLLKNFTILPSENQVYKVPIGKLALPEVTFNFRFERR is encoded by the exons atgtTTAGTGCTACTACATACTTGATCCTTATTGTGGTCTTTTCGTTGATAGCCCTTATCATTAAGGACCGTAAAGCTAAtggtaaaaaacaaaaaagactTAGTCGCGTAGTCGTGGATCggggtgaaaaattaaataataacaaaatagaaAATCTTATTGAGGCTCCTGGACCGAGACCCTTTCCTATTATAGGCTCGCTTCATATTCTTGGTAAACACGATTTTCCTTACAAGTCATTTAGTGAACTGGCCACCTATTACAACAGTCAAGtgattaaaataactttagGAAGACTTCCGTGTGTTATTATTAACGGATTAGATAACATTAAAGAAGTACtttttacgaaaaattatgattttgatTCACGTCCTAATTTTGTGAGATACAACAGACTTTTTGGTGGTGATAAAGGCAAct CATTTGCGTTCTCAGATTGGACAGAGTTGCAGAAATCTCGTCGCGAGATGCTCCGCAACCATACATTCCCTCGTGCCTTCACTTATAGGTATCACGAGTTGAATGTAATGATTGCTTCGGAAGTGGAAAACCTGTTGGCTCACCTTGACAGACCAGTGGATCCAATGAAGGTCGCGGTCAAACCGCTTGTACTTAATACATGCGCTAATATATTCACCGGTTACTTATGTGGACAAACATTTGATTGGTCCGACAATTGTTTCCGTCAGatggttaaaaattttgatatgatATTCTGGGAAGTTAATGAAGGATATGCTGCCGATTTTATACCAATGCTTCTACCCTTCCAccgtaataatattaaaaaaatagttcaagCTACTCACGATATTCGTAAATTTGTCGTTCAACGTATTGTTGCTGATAGAAAACAAAATTGGATTCCGAAAAATACAGATGAGTCTGAGTCGGGGGGATTTGTTAACCAAGAGCAAGGCTGCTATTTGGATAATCTTATTGAACATATACAGACCAATGGTTCTCCCCAAATGACTTGGGATAATGCTCTTTACGCTCTTGAAGATATTATTGGTGGTCACGCGGctattggaaattttctcGTTAAAATATTTGGATACTTGGTCACCCATCAGCACATACAAAAACAAGCCCAAAAGGATATTGattctttaaatattaatgataatactGTTGGATTGGAGTACAAAAAAAGCTTACCATATATTGAGGGAATTATTTTAGAAGCAATAAGATTAATTGCAAGTCCAATAGTCCCTCACGTTGCCAACAAGGATAGTTCTGTTGctg GATACAGAATTGAAAAAGATACAtttatattcttaaataattatcagctAAGCATGTCTAATGAATTATGGAAAAATCCTGAAGCCTTCGACCCTACAAGATTCATAACGTctgagaataaaattttaaaaccagACTTTTTCCTTCCATTCGGAGGAGGCAGAAGATCCTGTATGGGCTACAAACTTGTACTTTACGTAAGTTTTTCGGTACTTGCAAgtttactcaaaaattttacaattcttCCGTCAGAAAATCAAGTTTACAAAGTACCAATTGGTAAATTAGCGTTACCTGAAGTAACTTTCAACTTTAGGTTTGAGCGAcgatag
- the LOC123269425 gene encoding facilitated trehalose transporter Tret1-2 homolog, translating into METLELKELKIVAVSDEEIKKQQKRGVIYQMSMSLLANFTILGPAMSLGYSAVILPTLRSANSDLPITEDQASWIAGSAAFGTPIGCMLSSLIMRRGRRLSLMVTSTFSLIGWVLIYMSTNYEKLVVGRIIAGIATGLASVPATVYTAEVADPLWRSVMVTWSSIAIALGILLVYVFGYFLQDNWRLLALICGLFPAISIIMMLLALPESPLWLRDKGRIDEARILMKKFRGLSKDNATTPAIEQELNNRPRISNNNNNNIMINSDKQSVFKYLTKKSSLKPFGIMIGYFFFQQFSGIFVVVFYAVDIIEEAGIQINGYFGAILIGITRLAGSIIVACASKKWGRRIPSIISGVGMTVFMGLLSVYLYLIDRGINIGDTGIIPAICILAYIFISTIGFLTLPFAMVGEIFPTKVKDILSGLTVCLAYIFSFIIVKCYPDMILVMGKHSVFIFFSLISLLGTVFVFLCLPETKGKTLREIDQLFSSKKNSLELIPEKEKIVIDKNKHTSDV; encoded by the exons ATGGAAACACTGGAACTTAAAGAACTGAAG aTTGTAGCTGTATcagatgaagaaataaaaaaacaacaaaagaGAGGAGTCATTTATCAG atGTCGATGAGTTTGCTGGCAAATTTCACAATACTTGGTCCAGCGATGTCTTTGGGGTACAGCGCGGTAATCCTCCCGACACTTCGATCTGCAAATAGTGACTTACCAATAACCGAGGATCAAGCTTCATGGattg CTGGATCGGCGGCATTTGGTACCCCAATAGGTTGTATGTTGTCTAGTTTAATAATGCGTCGAGGTCGGCGACTAAGCTTGATGGTGACATCGACCTTCTCCCTGATTGGATGGGTTTTAATTTACATGTCTACGAATTACGAGAAGCTTGTAGTCGGAAGAATAATCGCCGGGATTGCGACTGGTTTAGCTTCCGTTCCAGCTACTGTTTATACCGCTGAAGTTGCTGATCCTCTATGGCGAAGTGTTATGGTAACTTGGAGTAGCATCGCTATCGCCTTAGGCATACTTTTGGTCTACGTATTTGGTTACTTTCTTcag gaCAATTGGCGTCTATTAGCATTAATTTGTGGCCTTTTTCCTGCTATTTCTATAATAATGATGCTACTGGCACTTCCAGAATCCCCACTTTGGCTTCGAGACAAGGGTCGAATTGACGAGGCTCgcattttaatgaaaaaatttcgcGGACTATCTAAAGATAACGCAACAACGCCTGCTATTGAACAAGAATTGAATAATCGTCCTcgtattagtaataataataataataatattatgattaataGTGATAAACAATCAGTTTTcaagtatttaacaaaaaaaagttcactAAAACCTTTTGGAATAATGATAggttatttcttttttcaacaattttcgGGTATTTTTGTCGTTGTATTTTACGCCGTAGATATTATTGAAGAAGCTGGTATACAAATAAATGGTTACTTTGGGGCAATTTTAATAGGAATAACACGACTTGCAGGATCTATTATTGTAGCTTGTGCGTCAAAAAAATGGGGAAGACGGATTCCATCAATAATATCAGGTGTTGGAATGACTGTATTTATGGGATTACTTTCAGTATATCTTTATCTTATTGACCGCGGAATAAATATTGGTGACACTGGTATAATACCAGCTATTTGCATTCTTGCGTACATTTTCATAAGTACAATTGGATTTTTGACTCTTCCATTTGCAATGGTGGGGGAAATATTTCCTACCAAGGTTAAGGACATTCTCTCTGGTTTAACCGTCTGTTTGGCTTACatatttagttttataattgttaaatGTTATCCAGATATGATTTTAGTAATGGGTAAACATTcggtatttatatttttttcattgatatCTCTTTTGGGGactgtttttgtttttctttgtCTGCCAGAGACCAAGGGTAAAACTCTTAGAGAAATAGATCAacttttttcaagtaaaaaaaatagtttagaGTTGATTCCAGAAAAAGAAAAGATTGttattgacaaaaataaaCACACATCAgatgtttaa
- the LOC123269426 gene encoding GDP-fucose protein O-fucosyltransferase 2 isoform X1 codes for MVLLVNLLLFIIILINFVNTNEVEFCSKDIESCGNKYINNKRYILYDVNQPEGFNLRRDVYIRIAVFIKSLINHDHKYQWHLVLPPWSNLYHWKSNTIKQKQLPWSLFFDIESLNKYVKVIELYEFIEEYNGSTVDKVFVLQNDPKMFETGDFKDKNKIVECNKVRLNRELFWGYNNITANEIICIEFHGTASQLVVNLNPSVDKSFMFDHMEIPLHDYYGSVDFWLARRSMRYNKELYEIANEFRKKYLNSTDKNDKTIRPPDWKDEKSKRNAVGGPYLAIHLRRGDFLIGRSDTVPTIKNAANQVIKKLKKLELKTVFVATDAENSEYIELTKHLTGYNVYKYLPTEYHKNKFKDGGIAIIDQIISSHAKYFIGTYESTFTFRIQEDREILGLPIKSTFNTFCGKKKCPKSSQWTIIYE; via the exons ATGGTactattagttaatttattattatttatcattattttaataaattttgtaaatacaAATGAGGTAGAATTTTGTTCGAAAGATATAGAGAGTtgtggaaataaatatattaacaataaaag atatattttatatgacGTCAATCAACCAGAAGGATTTAATCTTAGGAGAGATGTTTACATCAGGATAGCAgtgtttattaaaagtttaataaaccATGATCATAAATATCAATGGCATTTGGTTTTACCTCCTTGGT caaatcTATACCATTGGAAAAGCAATACtattaaacaaaaacaattaccctggagtttattttttgatattgaaagtttaaataaatatgtaaaagttattgaattatatgaatttattgaag AGTATAATGGAAGCACTGTGGATAAAGTATTTGTTCTACAAAACGATCCAAAAATGTTTGAAACTGGagattttaaagataaaaataaaattgtcgaGTGCAATAAAGTGAGATTAAATAGGGAATTATTTTGGGGATATAACAATATTACTgctaatgaaattatttgtattgaaTTTCATGGAACCGCTTCACAGCTAGTCGTTAACTTGAATCCTTCAGTTGAtaa ATCTTTCATGTTTGATCATATGGAAATTCCATTGCATGATTATTATGGTTCTGTTGATTTTTGGTTGGCAAGACGTAGTATGCGATACAATAAGGAATTATATGAAATAGCcaatgaatttagaaaaaaatatcttaattcTACTGACAAAAACGATAAAACAATAAGACCACCTGATTGGAAAGATGAaaag agtAAAAGAAATGCTGTAGGAGGCCCCTACTTGGCAATTCATCTTCGTAgaggtgattttttaataggCAGATCAGATACAGTACCGACAATAAAAAATGCTGCTAatcaagtaataaaaaaactgaaaaaacttgaattaaaaacCGTTTTTGTGGCTACTGATGCAGAAAATTctg aatatattGAGTTAACAAAACACTTGACTGGATACAATGTTTACAAATATCTACCCACTGAAtatcacaaaaataaatttaaagacgGTGGAATTGCTATAATTGATCAAATAATTAGTTCACACGCAAA atattttataggAACATATGAATCAACTTTTACGTTTCGTATTCAAGAGGATCGAGAAATATTGGGATTACCTATAAAATCGACATTTAATACGTtttgtggaaaaaaaaagtgccCGAAATCTAGCCAATGgacaattatttatgaataa
- the LOC123269426 gene encoding GDP-fucose protein O-fucosyltransferase 2 isoform X2: MVLLVNLLLFIIILINFVNTNEVEFCSKDIESCGNKYINNKRYILYDVNQPEGFNLRRDVYIRIAVFIKSLINHDHKYQWHLVLPPWSNLYHWKSNTIKQKQLPWSLFFDIESLNKYVKVIELYEFIEEYNGSTVDKVFVLQNDPKMFETGDFKDKNKIVECNKVRLNRELFWGYNNITANEIICIEFHGTASQLVVNLNPSVDKSFMFDHMEIPLHDYYGSVDFWLARRSMRYNKELYEIANEFRKKYLNSTDKNDKTIRPPDWKDEKSKRNAVGGPYLAIHLRRGDFLIGRSDTVPTIKNAANQVIKKLKKLELKTVFVATDAENSDIL; encoded by the exons ATGGTactattagttaatttattattatttatcattattttaataaattttgtaaatacaAATGAGGTAGAATTTTGTTCGAAAGATATAGAGAGTtgtggaaataaatatattaacaataaaag atatattttatatgacGTCAATCAACCAGAAGGATTTAATCTTAGGAGAGATGTTTACATCAGGATAGCAgtgtttattaaaagtttaataaaccATGATCATAAATATCAATGGCATTTGGTTTTACCTCCTTGGT caaatcTATACCATTGGAAAAGCAATACtattaaacaaaaacaattaccctggagtttattttttgatattgaaagtttaaataaatatgtaaaagttattgaattatatgaatttattgaag AGTATAATGGAAGCACTGTGGATAAAGTATTTGTTCTACAAAACGATCCAAAAATGTTTGAAACTGGagattttaaagataaaaataaaattgtcgaGTGCAATAAAGTGAGATTAAATAGGGAATTATTTTGGGGATATAACAATATTACTgctaatgaaattatttgtattgaaTTTCATGGAACCGCTTCACAGCTAGTCGTTAACTTGAATCCTTCAGTTGAtaa ATCTTTCATGTTTGATCATATGGAAATTCCATTGCATGATTATTATGGTTCTGTTGATTTTTGGTTGGCAAGACGTAGTATGCGATACAATAAGGAATTATATGAAATAGCcaatgaatttagaaaaaaatatcttaattcTACTGACAAAAACGATAAAACAATAAGACCACCTGATTGGAAAGATGAaaag agtAAAAGAAATGCTGTAGGAGGCCCCTACTTGGCAATTCATCTTCGTAgaggtgattttttaataggCAGATCAGATACAGTACCGACAATAAAAAATGCTGCTAatcaagtaataaaaaaactgaaaaaacttgaattaaaaacCGTTTTTGTGGCTACTGATGCAGAAAATTctg atattttatag